The following are encoded together in the Glycine max cultivar Williams 82 chromosome 8, Glycine_max_v4.0, whole genome shotgun sequence genome:
- the LOC100798588 gene encoding ABC transporter G family member 36 — translation MDGNNFSRSISRSISRSSWKMEEVFASGRYSRRTSHVDEDEEALKWAAIEKLPTYDRLRTSIIQTFAEGDQAGVHKEIDVRKLDVNDRQQIIDKIFKVAEEDNEKFLKKFRNRIDKVGIRLPTVEVRFQNLTVEADSYVGSRALPTLPNVALNLLESALGIFGISTAKRTKLTILKNTSGIVKPSRMALLLGPPSSGKTTLLLALAGKLDSELRVKGEITYNGHKLNEFEPRKTSAYISQNDVHVGEMTVKETLDFSARCQGVGTRYDLLTELARREKEAGIFPEADVDLFMKATAMEGTESSLITDYTLKILGLDICKDTIVGDEMHRGVSGGQKKRVTTGEMIVGPTKTLFMDEISTGLDSSTTYQIVKCLQQIVHLNEGTILMSLLQPAPETFNLFDDIILISEGQIVYQGPREHIVEFFESCGFRCPERKGTADFLQEVTSRKDQEQYWADKNMPYRYVTVTEFANKFKRFHVGIRLESELSVAFDKSSAHKAALVYSKNSVPTMDLFKACWDKEWLLIKRNSFVYIFKTAQIIFIAFIAATLFLRTEMHRKNEDDAALYIGAILFTMIMNMFNGFAELALTIGRLPVFYKHRDHLFHPAWTYTLPNFLLRIPISVFESLVWVGVTYYIIGFAPDASRFFKQLLLVFLIQQMAAGMFRVISGVCRTMIIANTGGALMLLLVFLLGGFILPKREIPDWWVWAYWVSPLTYGFNALSVNEMLAPRWMHPQTSSDKNTTLGLSVLRNFDVYAKKDWYWIGAAALLGFTVLYNVLFTLALMYLNPLGKKQAIISEEDASEMESGGDTNEEPRLVRPPSNRESMLRSLSTADGNNSREVAMQRMGSQATSGLRKVESANDSATGVAPKKGMILPFQPLAMSFDTVNYYVDMPAEMRDQGVTEDRLQLLRGVTSSFRPGVLTALMGVSGAGKTTLMDVLAGRKTGGYIEGDIRISGFPKNQETFARVSGYCEQTDIHSPQVTIRESLLYSAFLRLPKEVSKEEKIQFVDQVMDLVELDNLKDAIVGLPGVTGLSTEQRKRLTIAVELVANPSIIFMDEPTSGLDARAAAIVMRTVRNTVDTGRTVVCTIHQPSIDIFEAFDELLLMKRGGQVIYSGPLGRNSHKITEYFEAIPGVPKIKEMYNPATWMLEVSSVAAEVRLGMDFAEYYKTSSLFQRNKALVKELSTPPPGATDLYFPTKYSQSTLGQFKSCFWKQWLTYWRSPDYNLVRYFFTLACALMIGTVFWRIGKNRESSADLTMIIGAMYAAVIFVGINNCQTVQPIVAVERTVFYRERAAGMYAPLPYALAQVFCEIPYVFFQTVYYSLIVYAMVSFEWKVEKFFWFFFVSFFSFLYFTYYGMMTVSITPNHQVASIFAAAFYGLFNLFSGFFIPRPKIPKWWVWYYWICPVAWTVYGLIVSQYRDIEDPLFVPGSTTQNFTVKGYIEDHYGFKSDFMGPVAAVLVAFTVFFAFVFSFCIKALNFQTR, via the exons ATGGATGGGAATAATTTCAGCAGAAGCATAAGCAGGAGCATAAGCAGGTCAAGTTGGAAAATGGAGGAAGTGTTTGCGAGTGGAAGGTATTCTCGCAGGACTTCACATGTGGATGAGGATGAGGAGGCTCTCAAATGGGCTGCCATAGAGAAACTTCCCACCTATGATAGGCTAAGAACAAGTATCATCCAAACCTTTGCCGAGGGCGATCAAGCCGGTGTGCACAAGGAAATCGATGTTCGGAAGTTAGATGTGAATGATAGGCAACAAATCATTGACAAGATTTTCAAGGTTGCTGAAGAAGATAATGAAAAGTTCCTCAAGAAGTTCAGAAACAGAATTGACAA GGTTGGAATTCGACTTCCAACAGTAGAAGTGAGGTTCCAAAATTTGACTGTTGAGGCAGATTCCTATGTCGGCAGCAGAGCTCTACCAACCCTACCAAATGTTGCACTGAACCTTCTTGAATCAGCTCTTGGCATTTTTGGCATTAGTACAGCTAAGAGAACAAAGCTCACAATTCTTAAGAATACCTCTGGCATTGTTAAACCATCAAG GATGGCCCTTCTACTAGGACCCCCGTCTTCAGGGAAAACGACCCTTTTGTTGGCATTGGCTGGAAAATTGGACTCCGAATTGAGG GTAAAAGGAGAAATCACATACAATGGACATAAACTTAATGAGTTTGAGCCTAGAAAAACTTCAGCATACATTAGCCAAAATGATGTTCATGTTGGAGAAATGACTGTAAAAGAAACACTGGATTTCTCAGCTAGATGTCAAGGAGTTGGGACTCGATATG ACCTATTAACCGAGCTTGCTAGAAGGGAGAAGGAAGCCGGCATATTCCCAGAGGCAGATGTTGACCTTTTCATGAAg GCAACTGCTATGGAAGGGACAGAAAGCAGTCTCATTACCGACTACACACTCAAA ATATTGGGGCTTGATATTTGTAAGGATACCATAGTGGGTGATGAAATGCACAGAGGGGTATCCGGTGGCCAAAAGAAGCGTGTCACTACAG GAGAGATGATTGTAGGGCCCACAAAAACACTATTCATGGATGAAATATCAACGGGTCTTGATAGCTCAACAACATATCAGATTGTGAAGTGCTTGCAGCAGATTGTGCACCTTAATGAAGGAACTATCTTAATGTCCCTTCTCCAACCTGCTCCTGAGACCTTCAATCTCTTTGATGACATCATCCTCATATCAGAGGGCCAGATTGTGTATCAAGGCCCTCGTGAGCACATTGTGGAATTCTTTGAATCCTGTGGGTTCCGCTGTCCCGAAAGAAAGGGAACCGCTGATTTCTTGCAAGAG GTTACCTCAAGGAAGGACCAAGAGCAGTATTGGGCAGACAAAAACATGCCATACCGTTATGTTACAGTGACTGAATTTGCAAACAAGTTCAAGAGATTCCATGTTGGAATAAGGCTTGAGAGCGAGTTGTCTGTGGCATTTGACAAGTCAAGTGCACACAAAGCAGCTCTTGTATATAGTAAAAACTCTGTGCCAACAATGGACCTTTTCAAAGCATGTTGGGACAAGGAGTGGCTTCTGATCAAGAGGAACTCCTTCGTCTACATATTCAAGACAGCCCAAATAATCTTCATTGCCTTCATAGCCGCGACACTGTTCTTGAGGACTGAAATGCACCGGAAAAATGAAGATGATGCTGCACTCTACATTGGTGCAATTTTGTTCACCATGATCATGAACATGTTCAATGGTTTTGCTGAGCTAGCACTCACAATTGGAAGGCTTCCCGTGTTTTACAAGCACAGAGACCACCTTTTCCACCCTGCTTGGACTTACACCCTCCCCAATTTCTTGTTGCGTATTCCCATTTCTGTGTTTGAGTCTCTTGTTTGGGTTGGTGTCACCTACTACATCATAGGATTTGCTCCTGATGCCAGCAG GTTCTTCAAGCAATTGTTGTTGGTGTTTCTGATCCAACAAATGGCAGCTGGGATGTTTAGGGTCATTTCTGGAGTGTGCAGGACAATGATTATAGCTAACACTGGAGGAGCCCTCATGCTCCTTCTTGTTTTCCTACTTGGAGGCTTCATCCTTCCAAAAC GTGAAATTCCTGATTGGTGGGTGTGGGCTTACTGGGTGTCACCATTGACATACGGCTTTAATGCCTTGTCTGTGAATGAAATGTTAGCTCCAAGGTGGATGCATCCACAG ACTTCTTCTGATAAAAATACCACATTGGGTCTATCAGTACTAAGGAACTTTGATGTTTATGCTAAAAAAGATTGGTACTGGATTGGAGCTGCTGCTCTTCTTGGTTTCACAGTTCTGTACAACGTTCTCTTCACCCTTGCGCTTATGTACCTTAACC CTCTTGGAAAGAAACAAGCAATTATTTCTGAGGAAGATGCAAGTGAAATGGAGTCTGGAGGAGACACCAATGAAGAACCCAGACTTGTAAGGCCCCCATCAAACAGAGAATCAATGCTTCGATCATTATCTACTGCTGATGGAAACAATTCAA GAGAAGTGGCAATGCAGCGAATGGGTAGCCAAGCTACCAGTGGATTAAGAAAAGTTGAGTCGGCAAACGATTCAGCTACTGGAGTTGCCCCCAAAAAAGGAATGATTTTACCTTTCCAACCACTTGCAATGTCCTTTGACACTGTTAATTACTACGTCGACATGCCTGCA GAAATGAGAGATCAAGGAGTGACAGAAGATAGGCTACAACTGCTTAGGGGAGTAACTAGCTCCTTTAGGCCTGGAGTCCTAACTGCACTAATGGGAGTTAGTGGCGCTGGGAAGACAACTTTAATGGATGTTTTAGCAGGAAGAAAGACGGGTGGCTACATTGAAGGAGATATTAGAATCTCGGGGTTCCCTAAGAACCAAGAAACCTTTGCAAGAGTCTCTGGTTACTGTGAACAAACTGATATTCATTCACCCCAAGTTACTATTAGAGAATCTTTGCTTTACTCAGCCTTCCTCCGGTTACCAAAAGAAGTTAGCAAGGAGGAAAAAATA CAATTTGTGGACCAAGTGATGGATTTGGTAGAGTTAGATAATCTCAAGGATGCTATAGTGGGGCTTCCAGGAGTTACTGGGTTGTCAACCGAACAACGAAAGAGGCTGACCATCGCTGTTGAGCTTGTTGCTAATCCTTCAATTATTTTCATGGATGAACCCACTTCTGGTCTTGATGCAAGAGCAGCAGCTATTGTTATGAGGACTGTGAGAAACACTGTGGACACTGGAAGAACAGTTGTCTGCACAATTCACCAGCCTAGCATTGATATCTTTGAAGCCTTTGATGAG CTTTTGTTGATGAAAAGAGGAGGACAAGTGATCTACTCAGGACCATTAGGCCGAAATTCCCACAAGATTACGGAATACTTTGAG GCAATTCCAGGGGTCCCAAAAATTAAAGAGATGTACAACCCAGCAACATGGATGCTAGAAGTGAGTTCTGTAGCAGCTGAAGTTCGTCTTGGAATGGACTTTGCTGAATACTACAAAACATCATCTTTATTCCA GCGAAACAAAGCTCTTGTAAAGGAGTTAAGCACACCCCCGCCTGGAGCTACTGATTTGTATTTCCCCACCAAGTATTCTCAATCCACATTGGGGCAATTTAAATCCTGTTTTTGGAAGCAGTGGCTGACATACTGGAGGAGTCCAGATTATAATCTCGTCAGATATTTTTTCACCTTGGCTTGTGCCCTCATGATAGGGACAGTATTTTGGAGAATTGGCAAAAACAG GGAGAGCTCAGCTGATCTGACAATGATTATAGGAGCAATGTATGCTGCTGTTATTTTTGTTGGGATTAACAATTGTCAAACTGTTCAACCAATTGTAGCCGTTGAAAGAACAGTGTTCTATCGAGAAAGAGCTGCTGGAATGTATGCTCCTTTGCCTTATGCCTTAGCACAG GTCTTTTGCGAAATACCATATGTGTTTTTCCAAACTGTTTATTACTCACTCATAGTGTATGCAATGGTGAGCTTTGAATGGAAAGTGGAGAAGTTCTTTTGGTTCTTCTTTGTcagcttcttctctttcttgtaCTTCACATATTATGGAATGATGACTGTGTCCATCACACCAAACCACCAAGTGGCATCAATCTTTGCAGCAGCATTCTATGGACTCTTTAATCTCTTCTCTGGTTTCTTTATCCCAAGACCG AAAATTCCTAAATGGTGGGTGTGGTATTACTGGATTTGTCCAGTGGCATGGACAGTGTATGGATTAATTGTCTCTCAATATAGAGATATAGAGGACCCACTTTTTGTGCCTGGGAGTACTACTCAAAATTTCACTGTCAAAGGATATATTGAAGACCACTACGGGTTCAAATCCGACTTCATGGGTCCAGTTGCTGCAGTTTTGGTAGCTTTCACTGTCTTTTTTGCCTTTGTATTTTCCTTCTGCATCAAGGCACTGAACTTCCAAACAAGATAA